From a single Trueperaceae bacterium genomic region:
- a CDS encoding DegT/DnrJ/EryC1/StrS aminotransferase family protein, giving the protein MTGVWPFYDADEREAVAGVLASGRVNYWTGDEGRHFEREYAAALGREHAIVLHNGSLALELALMALGVGPGDEVVTTPRTFIASASAAVMRGATPVFADVDRDSGNLTVETVEPVLSERTKAIVAVHLAGWPVDMAPLMNLARSRGIAVIEDASQAHGATIDGTPVGAFGDLAAFSFCQDKIITTGGEGGLLALDDEAMWRDAWAYKDHGKSYEAIYERPDDGVGYKRVYESFGTNWRMTEMQAAIGRIQLRKLPEWHARRHAIGTRYEEALRGMEAFRVPVVPEAMRHAYYRAYVYVRPEALRDGWSRDRILAEVREAGVPIFTGSASELYLEKAFRDAHLGPPEALPVAKELGETSLALLCHPTLEDADVERTVEVLRDV; this is encoded by the coding sequence ATGACGGGCGTTTGGCCGTTCTACGACGCCGACGAACGCGAAGCGGTGGCCGGCGTCCTCGCCTCCGGCCGCGTGAACTACTGGACCGGCGACGAAGGACGTCACTTCGAACGGGAGTACGCCGCTGCCCTCGGTCGCGAGCACGCCATCGTTCTGCACAACGGGTCGTTGGCGCTGGAGTTGGCCTTGATGGCGTTGGGCGTCGGGCCGGGCGACGAGGTGGTGACGACGCCCCGCACCTTCATCGCGAGCGCGTCCGCAGCGGTGATGCGGGGGGCGACGCCGGTCTTCGCGGACGTGGATCGCGACAGCGGGAATCTGACGGTGGAGACCGTGGAGCCGGTCCTGAGTGAACGCACGAAGGCGATCGTCGCGGTCCACCTGGCGGGGTGGCCGGTCGACATGGCACCCCTGATGAACCTGGCCCGGTCGCGCGGCATCGCGGTGATCGAGGACGCCTCGCAGGCGCACGGCGCCACGATCGACGGGACGCCCGTCGGGGCGTTCGGGGACCTCGCCGCGTTCAGCTTCTGTCAGGACAAGATCATCACGACGGGCGGCGAGGGAGGCCTGTTGGCGCTCGACGACGAGGCGATGTGGCGGGACGCGTGGGCGTACAAGGACCACGGGAAGAGCTACGAAGCGATCTACGAGCGTCCCGACGACGGCGTCGGGTACAAGCGGGTGTACGAGTCGTTCGGGACCAACTGGCGCATGACGGAGATGCAGGCCGCCATCGGACGCATCCAACTGCGGAAACTGCCCGAGTGGCACGCCCGGAGGCACGCCATCGGGACGCGCTACGAGGAGGCCCTCCGAGGGATGGAGGCGTTCCGCGTGCCGGTGGTCCCGGAGGCCATGCGCCACGCGTACTATCGCGCCTACGTCTACGTCCGCCCCGAGGCGCTCCGCGACGGCTGGTCCCGCGACCGGATCCTGGCGGAGGTCCGCGAGGCCGGCGTCCCGATCTTCACGGGGAGTGCGAGCGAGCTCTACCTCGAGAAGGCGTTCCGGGATGCCCACCTGGGTCCGCCCGAGGCCCTACCCGTCGCCAAGGAGCTCGGGGAGACGTCGCTGGCCCTGCTGTGCCACCCGACGCTCGAGGACGCGGACGTCGAGCGCACCGTCGAGGTGCTCCGCGACGTCG
- a CDS encoding sugar transferase codes for MSTKRPWDGPEAKRAFDLIVASLGLLALWPIVLTAWIAATASTGENGWFVQRRVGRDGRTFDVYKLRTMRSPPGGGTTVTARGDARITPVGARLRAWKLDELPQLVNVVKGDMSFVGPRPDVPGFADALEGEAREILRVRPGITSPATLKYRDEESILANRSDPETYNAEVIFPDKVRMNLAYVRTRTFMGDLRILVDTVLGRSLASEEGDPVGPTP; via the coding sequence ATGAGCACGAAACGGCCGTGGGACGGCCCCGAAGCCAAGCGGGCGTTCGATCTGATCGTGGCCTCGCTCGGACTCCTGGCCCTCTGGCCCATCGTGCTGACGGCCTGGATCGCCGCCACGGCAAGTACGGGCGAGAACGGATGGTTCGTCCAACGTCGGGTCGGCCGCGACGGGCGAACCTTCGACGTCTACAAACTCCGAACGATGCGCTCCCCACCTGGCGGAGGTACGACCGTGACGGCGCGCGGAGACGCCCGCATCACGCCGGTCGGGGCACGCTTGCGAGCCTGGAAGCTCGACGAGCTCCCGCAACTCGTGAACGTCGTGAAGGGGGACATGTCGTTCGTTGGACCCCGCCCGGACGTCCCGGGGTTCGCGGATGCCCTCGAGGGTGAAGCCCGCGAGATCCTTCGCGTCCGTCCCGGCATCACGAGCCCCGCCACGCTCAAGTATCGGGACGAGGAGTCGATCCTGGCGAATCGGTCCGACCCGGAAACGTACAATGCCGAGGTGATTTTTCCGGACAAGGTCCGCATGAATCTCGCGTACGTGCGGACGCGGACCTTCATGGGCGATCTGCGCATCCTCGTCGATACGGTCCTCGGCCGTTCGCTCGCGTCCGAGGAAGGGGACCCCGTGGGGCCTACGCCATGA